TCCGCCCAGATTGGCGATGGGGAGGGAGATCAGGGCCAGCAGGATCGAGGCGACCCCGGCGAACACCCGCACGATGTGGTGGAACCACATCGTCAGTCCGAGCGTCACCAGCAGCACGCCGATGATGAGCGAACCCGCGCCCGCCGTGGTGGCCATGGAGATCGACAGATCTCCGAGGCTCAGGCTCGCGTAGGGGAAGTAGGCGATGGGGATGCCGCCGAGCAGAGTGAACAGGCCCGCCCAGAAAGGCCGTTGTCCCCGCCAGTCGTGGAACCGCCGCCGGAAGACGCGGAGGAAGTGTTCGTTCTGCCCCGTGGCCGTGGACTCGGCGCTCATGGAAAACAGCTCCCTGGAACTGGTATTGCTGTGTGGAGAGGTGAGCGGGTGGGCGGGGAGCAGCGGCTTCCCCGCCCACCCCGACGGTCACCGTCAGAAGCACTCGACATCGGGGCCGTCGCCCCGGTGCAGGCGCATCTTGAGTCCGGCGAGCGAGAAGCTGCCGGCCGTGGTCGCCCACGCCACCTGCTCGACATTGGTGAGCGTGGCCCGCCTGGCCTGCTGGGCGAACCCGTTCTCCAGAGCGCTTCCGTCCTTGACGTCCGGCCCCTTGCCGGACGGGCCGTCCGTGTCCTTGACGGCGACACCGATATCGATGTCGTCGAAGGTCGCGTTGCCGTCGAACTCGGCGATGTCCAGGTAGAGATTGCGCGCCTTGACCGGCTCCCGGCCCTCACCGGCCGTCATCCGCATCGTGACCTTGCCGACGAAGGGGACATCGGTCACGACGGACTGACACATGTCCCGGATCGTGGCGGTCTTGAAGGAGGAGATCGACACCGGGTGCCTGACCGTCTCGTCCCCTTCCGTCCCCTTGTAGGCGACATCGACACCGCCGTACTGGGAGAAGCCGTAGCCCTCCAGATAACCGGCCCTGACCTTGAACTGCTGACCCGACACCGTGAACGAGGCGGCGAGCGCCCCCTGTGCCAGACCGATGCCTATCGCGGCCGTCGCGGCCACGCTCGGCACCATGACGAGGGCGAACCTCTTCCATCTGGTTCCGCCACGAGCCACTGACTCCATGACTTTCCTCCTTCTCGGACGTATATCTCCGGTCCGGACTGTGAGCGTCCGTCCTGGGATGGGAGAAGTGCTACGTCCTCGGGAAGGAGAGCGCCCGCACTTTCAGGCGCGTACCGCGTCCGAAACACCGGCGATCACCCCCGAGCGACAACCACGGGTCGCGCCTGACGTGTCGCACACAACCCGAAGCGGACAGGCCCTGCCGTTCGACAGGAACCCCCCTGCCC
The nucleotide sequence above comes from Streptomyces clavuligerus. Encoded proteins:
- a CDS encoding DUF6114 domain-containing protein, translating into MSAESTATGQNEHFLRVFRRRFHDWRGQRPFWAGLFTLLGGIPIAYFPYASLSLGDLSISMATTAGAGSLIIGVLLVTLGLTMWFHHIVRVFAGVASILLALISLPIANLGGFVVGFLLALVGGGMSLSWVPGEPLSAEDAVVAPGAAEGGRTSGR
- a CDS encoding DUF6230 family protein, which produces MESVARGGTRWKRFALVMVPSVAATAAIGIGLAQGALAASFTVSGQQFKVRAGYLEGYGFSQYGGVDVAYKGTEGDETVRHPVSISSFKTATIRDMCQSVVTDVPFVGKVTMRMTAGEGREPVKARNLYLDIAEFDGNATFDDIDIGVAVKDTDGPSGKGPDVKDGSALENGFAQQARRATLTNVEQVAWATTAGSFSLAGLKMRLHRGDGPDVECF